From a single Fusobacterium ulcerans ATCC 49185 genomic region:
- a CDS encoding (Fe-S)-binding protein: MSINIISSIDIMNIDMNKCYFNPGCALSIHSSNSELKILKFLNKYFGEVKMHNVCCRHNPKLPHGSTIINNCAGCDRRFRSLYEGIQTISLWEIIDSIKDLPLPVYDNLIVSVQDSCSFRCKPQVHTAVRNLLQKMNIKIIESKFNGTKSICCGDTFYSKLSIKEVNKLQKKRADQMPCQNVVVYCVSCIKSMAIGGKIPHHMIDLILNEPTEPKEINLDLYHDALSKYINLH; encoded by the coding sequence ATGAGTATAAATATAATTTCTAGTATAGATATTATGAATATTGATATGAATAAATGTTATTTTAATCCTGGATGTGCATTAAGTATACATAGTTCAAATTCAGAATTAAAAATTCTTAAATTTTTAAATAAGTATTTTGGAGAAGTAAAAATGCATAATGTTTGTTGTCGTCATAATCCAAAATTGCCTCATGGATCAACTATCATAAATAATTGTGCAGGGTGTGATCGACGTTTCCGTTCATTATATGAAGGAATTCAGACAATTAGTTTATGGGAAATTATTGATAGTATCAAAGATTTGCCACTTCCTGTTTATGATAATTTAATTGTTTCTGTCCAAGATTCTTGCTCTTTTAGATGTAAACCTCAAGTTCATACAGCTGTACGAAATCTACTTCAAAAAATGAATATAAAAATTATTGAATCTAAATTCAATGGAACAAAATCTATTTGTTGTGGAGATACTTTTTATTCAAAGCTTTCAATAAAGGAAGTCAATAAACTACAGAAAAAAAGAGCTGATCAAATGCCTTGTCAAAATGTTGTTGTTTATTGTGTTTCTTGCATTAAGTCTATGGCAATTGGAGGGAAAATACCACACCATATGATTGATTTGATTTTAAATGAACCAACAGAACCAAAAGAAATAAATTTGGATCTTTATCATGATGCACTTTCGAAATATATAAATTTACATTAA
- a CDS encoding ATP-binding protein — MKNIIRMSIPSSLENLSLIRALVKTYLEVQHINEKDIFQLLSVVDELSTNVVEHGYKYKPGDIILEIQKSNDVIQLIVEDNGIGFDEEKLSKEEGGMGLYIARAIADNFKIEKKLNGTLFKIEKRIKEAV; from the coding sequence GTGAAAAATATCATTAGGATGTCAATCCCATCTTCTTTAGAGAATTTATCTCTTATTAGAGCTTTGGTAAAAACTTATTTAGAAGTTCAACATATAAATGAGAAAGATATATTTCAGCTGTTGTCTGTGGTAGATGAACTTTCAACAAATGTGGTGGAACATGGATATAAGTATAAGCCAGGAGACATTATTCTAGAAATACAGAAATCAAATGATGTAATACAATTGATAGTGGAAGATAATGGAATCGGTTTTGATGAGGAAAAATTGAGTAAAGAAGAAGGCGGGATGGGGCTGTATATAGCAAGAGCCATAGCTGACAATTTTAAAATTGAAAAAAAATTGAATGGAACACTTTTTAAGATAGAAAAGAGAATTAAGGAGGCTGTATAA
- the obgE gene encoding GTPase ObgE, whose amino-acid sequence MFIDEVIVTVKAGNGGDGSAAFRREKYIQFGGPDGGDGGNGGSVIFIADPNINTLIDFKFKKVFKAENGENGQKKQMYGKTGEDLVIKVPVGTQVRDIETGKLLLDMNVEGEPRTLLKGGRGGAGNVHFKSSTRKTPRIAGKGREGAEIKVKLELKLLADVALVGYPSVGKSSFINKVSAANSKVGSYHFTTLEPKLGVVRLEEGKSFVIADIPGLIEGAHEGVGLGDKFLRHIERCKMIYHLVDVAEIEGRDAIEDYEKINEELKKFSEKLSTKKQIVLANKMDLLWDMEKYEKFKAHVEAQGHEVFPVSVILNEGIKEVLYRSYSMLQEIEREPLEDEVNVNEVLREIKGDMEDFVITQDEEGTYVIEGRILDEVLAKYVITMEEESIINFLHMMRSLGLEEAMREAGIQDGDNVRIADVEFEYVE is encoded by the coding sequence ATGTTTATAGATGAGGTAATAGTAACGGTCAAAGCCGGTAATGGAGGAGATGGATCAGCAGCTTTCAGAAGAGAGAAGTACATCCAGTTTGGTGGACCAGATGGAGGAGATGGAGGAAATGGAGGGAGTGTAATATTTATTGCAGATCCCAACATAAATACTCTTATTGACTTTAAATTTAAAAAAGTATTTAAAGCTGAAAATGGAGAAAATGGACAAAAAAAACAAATGTATGGAAAAACAGGAGAAGATCTTGTTATAAAAGTTCCAGTTGGAACTCAGGTAAGAGATATAGAAACTGGAAAACTTCTTTTAGATATGAATGTAGAGGGAGAACCTAGAACACTTTTAAAAGGTGGAAGAGGAGGGGCAGGAAATGTTCATTTTAAATCTTCTACAAGAAAAACTCCAAGAATTGCTGGAAAAGGTAGAGAGGGAGCAGAGATAAAAGTAAAACTTGAGTTGAAACTTTTAGCAGATGTGGCTCTTGTAGGATATCCATCAGTTGGAAAATCAAGTTTTATCAACAAGGTATCAGCTGCCAACTCTAAAGTAGGAAGTTATCATTTCACTACTCTTGAACCAAAACTAGGAGTAGTAAGACTTGAAGAAGGAAAATCATTTGTAATAGCAGATATACCAGGGCTTATTGAGGGAGCTCATGAAGGAGTAGGACTTGGGGATAAATTCCTTAGACATATAGAAAGATGTAAAATGATATATCATCTTGTAGATGTGGCTGAAATAGAAGGAAGAGATGCTATTGAAGATTATGAGAAAATAAATGAGGAATTAAAAAAATTCAGTGAGAAACTTTCAACTAAAAAACAGATAGTTCTTGCGAATAAAATGGATCTATTATGGGATATGGAAAAATATGAAAAATTTAAAGCTCATGTGGAAGCTCAAGGACATGAAGTTTTTCCAGTTTCTGTTATCTTAAATGAAGGAATCAAAGAGGTGCTTTATAGAAGTTACTCAATGCTTCAAGAAATAGAGAGAGAACCATTGGAAGATGAAGTTAATGTAAATGAAGTATTGAGAGAAATAAAAGGAGATATGGAAGATTTTGTAATAACTCAAGATGAAGAGGGAACATATGTAATAGAAGGAAGAATTTTAGATGAAGTTCTTGCTAAATATGTTATTACTATGGAAGAGGAATCTATCATTAATTTCCTTCATATGATGAGATCACTTGGATTGGAAGAAGCTATGAGAGAAGCTGGAATTCAAGATGGAGATAATGTAAGAATAGCAGATGTAGAGTTTGAATATGTAGAGTAA
- the trmB gene encoding tRNA (guanosine(46)-N7)-methyltransferase TrmB, whose protein sequence is MVNDSIKDDLWKHFFKNPRKNYNPYILRLLDYPEYIIFDKEIMDSYKGRWKEFFKNDNPVYLEIGSGSGNFAQGMAMRYPERNHIGLELRFKRLVLSATKVKRDNSKNVLFLRRRGEEVLSLIAENEIEGVYVNFPDPWEENEKNRVVQESFFKILDVVLKKGGKFFFKTDHDKYYQDVIDLVNIIDGYEVIYHTPDLHNSEKAADNIKTEFEQLFLCKHNKNINYIEIEKTK, encoded by the coding sequence ATGGTAAACGATAGCATAAAAGATGATTTATGGAAACATTTTTTCAAAAATCCAAGAAAAAATTATAATCCATATATATTAAGACTTCTTGACTATCCAGAGTATATTATTTTTGATAAAGAAATCATGGATTCATACAAGGGAAGATGGAAAGAGTTTTTTAAAAATGATAATCCTGTTTATCTTGAGATAGGTTCTGGAAGTGGAAACTTTGCTCAAGGTATGGCAATGAGATATCCAGAAAGAAACCATATAGGGCTTGAACTTAGATTCAAGAGGCTTGTACTTTCTGCAACTAAAGTAAAAAGAGATAACTCTAAAAATGTTTTATTTTTGAGAAGAAGAGGAGAAGAGGTACTTTCTCTTATTGCTGAAAATGAAATAGAAGGAGTATATGTAAATTTTCCTGATCCATGGGAAGAAAATGAAAAGAATAGAGTAGTACAGGAAAGTTTCTTTAAAATACTTGATGTAGTGTTAAAAAAAGGTGGGAAATTTTTCTTTAAGACTGACCATGATAAATATTATCAAGATGTCATTGATCTTGTAAATATAATAGATGGATATGAAGTAATATATCATACACCAGATCTTCATAATAGTGAAAAAGCGGCAGATAATATTAAAACTGAATTTGAACAGCTGTTTTTATGCAAGCATAACAAAAACATCAATTATATTGAGATAGAAAAAACAAAATAA
- a CDS encoding STAS domain-containing protein, with protein MVENFDIIEKNVGDIKVIKVVGELDALVAPKLKERITKLVEMDTIKFIIDFEELVHINSLAMGILRGKLRVVKEIGGDIKLIKLNENIKTIFEMIGLDEIFEIYETEDEAVESFK; from the coding sequence ATGGTAGAAAATTTTGATATAATCGAAAAAAATGTTGGGGATATAAAAGTTATAAAAGTAGTTGGAGAATTAGATGCTTTAGTAGCTCCAAAATTAAAAGAAAGAATAACAAAGCTTGTTGAGATGGACACAATAAAATTCATAATCGATTTTGAAGAATTAGTTCACATAAACAGTCTGGCTATGGGAATCCTAAGAGGAAAATTAAGAGTAGTAAAAGAAATAGGTGGGGACATCAAACTTATAAAATTAAACGAGAATATTAAGACTATATTTGAAATGATAGGATTAGACGAAATATTCGAAATATACGAAACAGAAGATGAGGCAGTAGAAAGCTTCAAATAA
- the miaA gene encoding tRNA (adenosine(37)-N6)-dimethylallyltransferase MiaA, with the protein MLKGLVIAGPTGVGKTDLSIKLAKLMKADIFSADSAQVYKGMNIGTAKITAEEMQGIKHYMLDIVEPVKKYNVGDYQKDVDNILKGKEAEGKNIILTGGTGLYISSITEGLSSLPAGNPILREELLKKDIDELYNELTAVDPEAALEIHKNNRRRVERALEVFKLTGEKFSVLSKKNIKGNNYNFLKVALERNRDILYERINIRVDIMLEKGLLEEVEELYKKYGENLKKINIIGYTQLIDYFNNNCTFEEAVENIKRDSRRYAKRQFTWFKNDPSYTWYDLDKMNEEEIVNKITTELKL; encoded by the coding sequence ATGTTGAAGGGACTAGTCATTGCAGGGCCTACAGGGGTAGGGAAGACAGATTTATCTATTAAACTGGCCAAGTTGATGAAGGCAGATATATTTTCAGCAGATTCAGCTCAGGTATATAAGGGAATGAATATAGGAACAGCTAAAATTACTGCTGAAGAGATGCAGGGAATAAAACACTATATGCTTGATATAGTAGAACCTGTAAAAAAATATAATGTTGGAGATTATCAAAAAGATGTGGATAACATTTTAAAAGGAAAAGAAGCAGAGGGGAAAAATATTATTCTTACAGGGGGAACAGGACTGTATATAAGTTCTATAACTGAGGGATTATCCTCTTTACCAGCGGGGAATCCAATACTTCGAGAAGAGCTTTTAAAAAAAGATATAGATGAACTTTATAATGAACTTACAGCTGTAGATCCAGAAGCAGCACTTGAGATACATAAAAATAATAGAAGAAGAGTAGAACGAGCCCTTGAAGTTTTTAAACTGACAGGAGAAAAATTTTCTGTTCTGTCTAAGAAAAATATCAAAGGAAATAATTATAATTTTTTAAAAGTAGCTTTAGAAAGAAACAGAGATATTCTCTATGAGAGAATAAATATAAGAGTAGATATAATGCTGGAAAAAGGTCTTCTGGAAGAAGTAGAAGAATTATATAAAAAGTATGGAGAAAATTTAAAAAAAATAAATATTATAGGTTATACACAATTAATAGACTATTTTAACAATAACTGTACCTTTGAAGAGGCAGTTGAAAATATCAAAAGAGATTCAAGAAGATATGCAAAAAGACAGTTTACTTGGTTTAAAAATGACCCTTCATATACCTGGTATGATCTAGACAAGATGAATGAAGAGGAAATAGTAAATAAAATAACAACTGAATTAAAGTTATGA
- the prmA gene encoding 50S ribosomal protein L11 methyltransferase, which translates to MKVVEIKVIYESDNIEKATKEISDIFYDFGVTGLKIEEPLSHKNPLDFYKNEKDFLMVDHAISAYFPLNPYSEKRKIAILERFQEQFSERDDIIYTVDFYEYDEEDYQNSWKKYLFPEKVSEKFVVKPTWREYEPESDELIIELDPGRAFGTGSHPTTSLCLKLMEENIKEGDSVIDVGTGSGILMIAADRLGASEIYGTDIDELAVESAKENLELNKIDENKAKVFKGDLISVVEDKKFDVVVANILADVLLILLNDISKVVKKDGLIIFSGIIEDKCEILKKEVEALGFKVLEIKADKEWRAMLIKAN; encoded by the coding sequence ATGAAAGTAGTAGAAATAAAAGTAATTTATGAAAGTGACAATATAGAAAAAGCTACAAAAGAAATATCAGATATATTTTATGATTTTGGAGTTACAGGATTAAAGATAGAGGAACCTCTTTCTCATAAAAATCCATTAGACTTTTATAAAAATGAAAAAGATTTTTTAATGGTGGATCATGCTATATCAGCTTATTTTCCATTGAATCCATATTCTGAAAAAAGAAAAATTGCTATATTAGAAAGATTTCAAGAGCAATTTTCAGAAAGAGATGATATAATATATACTGTTGATTTTTATGAATATGATGAGGAAGATTATCAAAACAGCTGGAAGAAATATCTTTTTCCTGAAAAAGTGAGTGAAAAGTTTGTAGTTAAACCTACTTGGAGAGAGTATGAACCAGAAAGTGATGAACTTATAATAGAACTTGATCCAGGAAGAGCCTTTGGAACAGGATCACACCCTACAACATCTCTTTGTCTTAAATTAATGGAAGAAAACATTAAAGAGGGGGACAGTGTTATAGATGTAGGAACAGGGTCAGGGATATTGATGATAGCAGCTGACAGACTTGGGGCTTCTGAGATATATGGAACAGATATTGATGAACTAGCTGTAGAATCAGCAAAAGAAAATCTTGAACTTAATAAAATAGATGAAAATAAAGCTAAAGTATTTAAAGGTGATCTCATATCTGTAGTTGAAGATAAAAAATTTGATGTAGTAGTAGCTAATATATTGGCAGATGTACTTTTAATTCTGCTGAATGATATATCTAAAGTAGTAAAAAAAGATGGATTAATAATTTTTTCTGGTATTATTGAAGATAAATGCGAAATTTTGAAAAAAGAAGTAGAGGCATTAGGATTTAAGGTATTGGAAATAAAAGCTGATAAAGAATGGAGAGCAATGCTTATAAAAGCTAATTAA
- the rny gene encoding ribonuclease Y yields the protein MNIGISIGLAIIGLSIIISLMYKKSVIDKKINELNDLEDEVTKSKIKAKEIIELAEKEALAKGKEIELKAKEHVYQLKEEAEREIKNSKNELLQKEARLTKKEETLDNKIEKLEVKSQELEKTTEELELKREEIDKIRLQQENELERISGLSKVEARDILIAKLRDDLTHETAVAIKEYECKLEDEKDRISRRILSTSIGKASADYVVDATVSVVNLPNDEMKGRIIGREGRNIRAIEALTGVDIIIDDTPEAVVLSSFDGVKREIARIAIEKLITDGRIHPGKIEEVVNKAKKEIEKEIVDAGEEALIELGIPAMHPEVIRTLGRLKFRTSYGQNVLTHSIEVAKLSANLAAEIGADTELAKRAGLLHDIGKVLENDIEASHAIIGGEFLRKFGEKSDVINAVMAHHNEVEFETVEAILVQAADAISASRPGARRETLTAYLKRLENLEEIANSFNGVESSYAIQAGREIRIIINPDSISDDAATKMSRDVAKKIEETMQYPGQIKVTIVRETRAVEYAK from the coding sequence ATGAATATAGGAATAAGTATAGGATTGGCGATAATCGGACTTAGTATCATCATTTCACTGATGTATAAAAAGTCTGTTATAGATAAAAAAATAAATGAGTTAAATGACTTAGAAGATGAGGTTACAAAATCAAAAATAAAAGCTAAAGAAATAATAGAATTAGCTGAAAAAGAAGCATTAGCAAAGGGAAAAGAGATAGAGTTAAAAGCTAAAGAGCATGTGTATCAATTAAAAGAGGAAGCTGAAAGAGAGATAAAAAACTCTAAGAATGAACTTCTTCAAAAGGAAGCAAGACTTACTAAAAAAGAGGAAACTCTTGATAATAAGATAGAAAAATTAGAAGTTAAGAGTCAGGAACTTGAAAAAACAACTGAAGAACTTGAGTTAAAAAGAGAAGAAATAGATAAAATAAGATTACAGCAGGAAAATGAACTTGAAAGAATATCAGGACTTTCAAAAGTGGAAGCAAGAGATATCCTTATAGCAAAATTGAGAGATGATCTTACTCATGAAACTGCAGTAGCTATTAAAGAGTATGAGTGTAAACTTGAAGATGAAAAAGACAGAATATCTAGAAGAATACTTTCAACTTCTATTGGTAAAGCATCAGCTGATTATGTGGTAGATGCAACTGTTTCAGTTGTAAACCTTCCTAATGATGAAATGAAAGGAAGAATAATTGGAAGAGAAGGAAGAAATATTAGAGCTATTGAAGCTTTAACAGGTGTAGATATTATAATAGATGATACTCCAGAAGCAGTAGTACTTTCTAGTTTTGATGGAGTAAAAAGAGAAATAGCAAGAATAGCTATAGAAAAACTTATTACTGATGGAAGAATTCATCCTGGTAAAATTGAAGAAGTAGTAAATAAAGCTAAAAAAGAAATAGAGAAAGAAATAGTGGATGCTGGAGAAGAAGCATTAATCGAATTAGGAATACCAGCAATGCACCCTGAAGTAATAAGAACTTTAGGAAGATTGAAATTCAGAACAAGTTATGGACAAAATGTACTTACTCATTCAATCGAGGTAGCTAAATTATCAGCTAACCTAGCAGCTGAGATAGGTGCAGATACAGAATTGGCAAAAAGAGCAGGACTTTTACACGATATAGGAAAAGTTCTTGAAAATGATATAGAAGCTTCTCATGCTATTATTGGTGGAGAATTTTTAAGAAAATTTGGAGAGAAATCAGATGTAATAAATGCTGTTATGGCTCATCATAATGAAGTAGAGTTTGAAACTGTTGAAGCTATACTTGTACAAGCAGCAGATGCTATATCAGCATCAAGACCAGGAGCAAGAAGAGAAACTCTTACTGCTTATCTAAAAAGACTGGAAAATTTAGAAGAAATAGCAAATTCATTTAATGGAGTTGAATCATCTTATGCTATACAAGCTGGAAGAGAAATCAGAATAATAATTAATCCAGATTCTATAAGTGATGATGCAGCAACTAAAATGTCTAGAGATGTAGCTAAGAAAATTGAGGAAACAATGCAGTATCCTGGACAAATAAAAGTAACTATTGTTAGAGAAACTAGAGCAGTAGAATACGCTAAATAA
- the cmk gene encoding (d)CMP kinase, translating into MEEFIVTVDGPAGSGKSTIAKIVAAKYGLTYLDTGAMYRMIALYALENGVNLEDEKSVEAMLENTKLDIVGNKFFLNGKDVSEEIRTPEVSGIVSPVAAIKAVRVKLVELQREISKGKKTILDGRDIGTVVFPNAQVKIFLVASPEERARRRLNEYKEKGIEADFESVITSIKERDHIDSTRKESPLMKADDAVEIDSSVMTIDEVVQAISECIDKKVN; encoded by the coding sequence ATGGAAGAATTCATAGTAACAGTAGATGGACCAGCAGGAAGCGGGAAAAGTACAATAGCTAAAATAGTTGCAGCTAAATATGGACTTACATATTTAGATACAGGAGCAATGTACAGAATGATTGCTCTTTATGCTTTGGAAAACGGTGTAAATCTTGAAGATGAAAAAAGTGTAGAGGCAATGCTGGAAAATACAAAACTGGATATTGTAGGAAATAAATTTTTTCTTAATGGAAAAGATGTGTCAGAAGAAATAAGAACTCCTGAAGTGAGTGGAATAGTTTCTCCAGTGGCAGCAATAAAAGCTGTAAGAGTAAAACTGGTAGAATTGCAAAGAGAAATAAGCAAAGGAAAGAAAACTATTTTAGATGGAAGAGATATTGGAACTGTGGTTTTCCCAAATGCACAAGTGAAGATATTTTTAGTTGCTTCACCAGAAGAGAGAGCAAGAAGAAGACTTAATGAATATAAAGAAAAAGGGATAGAAGCTGATTTTGAATCTGTGATAACTTCTATAAAAGAAAGAGATCATATAGATTCTACAAGAAAAGAAAGCCCTCTTATGAAAGCAGATGATGCTGTGGAAATAGACAGCAGTGTAATGACAATAGATGAAGTAGTTCAAGCTATATCTGAATGCATAGACAAGAAGGTAAATTAA
- a CDS encoding TSCPD domain-containing protein, which translates to MKKSIVILAGVLLIQQISLSEVINKDVTFTEKTYGVCSTEMTVSVKDGKIESFSAVKGCPGNLAAIGKLLPGMEVTKVIELLDDNYCSGAPLAGYTSCMDNLVEMLKQHVTGEGEGPLIEVRKAQKAAANKVAFAGHVCSGCGLCQASLS; encoded by the coding sequence ATGAAAAAATCTATTGTAATTCTTGCAGGAGTTTTGTTGATTCAACAAATATCTCTTTCTGAAGTTATTAACAAAGATGTAACTTTTACTGAAAAAACTTATGGAGTATGTTCTACTGAAATGACTGTTTCTGTTAAAGATGGTAAAATTGAATCATTTTCTGCTGTAAAAGGGTGTCCTGGAAACCTTGCTGCAATTGGGAAACTGCTGCCTGGTATGGAAGTAACTAAAGTAATTGAACTTTTAGATGATAATTATTGTTCTGGAGCTCCTTTGGCAGGATATACTTCATGCATGGATAACTTAGTTGAAATGCTAAAACAACATGTTACTGGAGAAGGAGAGGGTCCTTTAATTGAAGTCAGAAAAGCTCAAAAAGCAGCTGCTAATAAAGTAGCTTTTGCTGGTCATGTTTGTTCTGGTTGTGGTCTTTGTCAAGCTTCTTTATCTTAA
- a CDS encoding 3-deoxy-D-manno-octulosonic acid transferase, translated as MLYNILRALIMPFLYVYMLVNKEKKEFFHKRINQNIDILKKEEYIWVHCSSVGEVNLSEALVKKILSERKERIFLTVMTDTGMGTAKEKYKNSERVDILYFPLDDKKIIKNILERIKMRILILIETEIWPNLINECHKKGKVIVVNGRISDRSFGRYEKLSFYLRGLFENVDGFYMQSKLDSERIIKIGAVANKVETLGNLKFDIDLERFDKKTKDELKNFLGVSGRKVFTAGSTRTGENEVILEVFKKLTNTILILVPRHIERVPVIEELIKKEGLTYKKYSKIDSDNFEKTDIILVDKIGVLRKLYSIADIAFVGGTLVDIGGHSLLEPLFYEKTPIFGPYLQNVKDISKEILKKNIGYKVENIDEFLEAINKIEKNTDMYKKNIEAFFKENSRTADKILKKIDKLLEVED; from the coding sequence ATGTTGTACAATATTTTAAGAGCTTTAATTATGCCGTTTTTATATGTGTATATGCTTGTAAATAAAGAAAAAAAAGAATTTTTTCATAAGAGAATAAATCAGAATATAGATATATTAAAAAAAGAGGAATATATTTGGGTGCATTGTTCTTCAGTAGGAGAAGTGAATCTTTCAGAAGCATTAGTAAAAAAAATACTATCTGAAAGAAAAGAAAGAATATTTCTTACAGTAATGACAGATACTGGGATGGGAACAGCAAAAGAGAAATATAAAAACAGTGAAAGAGTAGATATACTATATTTTCCTTTAGATGATAAAAAAATCATAAAAAATATACTTGAAAGAATAAAAATGAGAATACTTATTCTTATTGAAACTGAAATATGGCCAAATCTTATCAATGAATGTCATAAAAAAGGGAAAGTAATAGTAGTTAATGGAAGAATATCAGATAGAAGTTTTGGAAGATATGAAAAATTAAGTTTTTATCTTAGAGGACTTTTTGAAAATGTAGATGGATTCTATATGCAGTCAAAACTTGATAGTGAAAGAATAATTAAGATAGGAGCAGTTGCAAATAAAGTAGAAACTCTTGGAAATCTGAAATTTGATATAGACCTTGAAAGGTTTGATAAAAAGACTAAAGATGAATTGAAAAACTTTTTAGGGGTATCTGGAAGAAAAGTTTTTACTGCAGGAAGTACAAGAACTGGAGAGAATGAAGTCATTCTTGAAGTGTTCAAGAAACTTACAAACACAATACTTATACTAGTGCCAAGACATATTGAAAGAGTCCCTGTAATAGAGGAATTGATAAAAAAAGAGGGATTGACATACAAGAAATATAGCAAAATAGATAGTGACAATTTTGAAAAAACTGATATAATACTTGTGGATAAAATTGGAGTATTGAGAAAGTTATACTCAATTGCTGATATAGCATTTGTTGGAGGAACGCTTGTAGATATAGGAGGACATAGTCTTTTAGAGCCGCTTTTCTATGAAAAGACACCAATATTTGGACCATACCTGCAAAATGTAAAGGATATTTCAAAAGAAATATTAAAGAAAAACATAGGTTATAAAGTGGAAAATATAGATGAGTTTTTGGAAGCTATAAATAAAATAGAAAAAAATACTGATATGTATAAAAAAAATATAGAGGCTTTTTTTAAAGAAAACAGCAGAACAGCTGATAAAATTTTAAAAAAAATAGATAAACTTTTAGAAGTGGAGGATTAA
- a CDS encoding TIGR00282 family metallophosphoesterase: MKVLIVGDIVGNPGRETLKTYLERKKKDYDLVIVNGENSAAGFGITGKLADQLFGWGCDVITGGNHIWDKKEFYDYLDKTDKVLRPANYPDGVPGVGHTIVKDRNGNKVGIISLQGRVFMPPIDCPFKKAKELIEEIKKETKIIIIDFHAEATSEKIAMGWHVDGYASVIYGTHTHIQTADNKILPEGTGYITDVGMTGSDNGVIGMSVESILPKFLNALPQRFEIAEGNERLNGIEVEIDMETGECKSIERINKSLTEISFS; the protein is encoded by the coding sequence ATGAAAGTTTTAATAGTTGGAGATATAGTAGGAAATCCAGGAAGAGAAACATTAAAAACATATTTAGAAAGAAAGAAAAAAGATTATGATTTAGTTATAGTAAATGGAGAAAACTCAGCAGCAGGATTTGGAATAACAGGTAAACTGGCAGATCAATTATTTGGCTGGGGTTGTGATGTTATAACTGGAGGAAATCATATCTGGGATAAAAAAGAATTCTATGATTACCTTGATAAAACAGATAAGGTATTAAGACCAGCAAATTACCCAGATGGAGTACCAGGAGTAGGACACACTATAGTAAAGGATAGAAATGGAAATAAAGTTGGGATTATATCTCTTCAAGGAAGAGTTTTTATGCCGCCTATTGACTGTCCATTTAAAAAAGCAAAAGAACTGATAGAAGAGATAAAAAAAGAAACAAAAATTATCATAATAGATTTTCATGCTGAAGCTACATCAGAAAAAATAGCTATGGGATGGCATGTAGATGGATATGCTTCAGTAATATATGGAACACATACACATATTCAGACAGCAGATAATAAGATACTTCCAGAAGGAACAGGATACATAACTGATGTAGGTATGACTGGTTCAGATAATGGAGTTATAGGAATGTCTGTTGAGTCAATACTTCCAAAGTTTTTAAATGCACTTCCTCAGAGATTTGAAATAGCTGAAGGAAACGAAAGATTAAATGGAATAGAAGTAGAGATAGATATGGAAACAGGAGAATGTAAAAGTATAGAGAGAATAAATAAATCACTTACTGAAATAAGTTTTAGTTAA